Proteins encoded in a region of the Vibrio ponticus genome:
- the acnB gene encoding bifunctional aconitate hydratase 2/2-methylisocitrate dehydratase: MLEAYRKHVEERAAEGVVPKPLDAEQVAGLVELLKTPPQGEEAFILDLLENRIPPGVDEAAYVKAGFLTAVAKGEVASPLVSREKAAQLLGTMQGGYNIAPLVELLDDEALAPISVTALSHTLLMFDAFYDVEEKAKAGNQYAQQVMQSWADAEWFTAKDKVAEKITVKVFKVTGETNTDDLSPAPDAWSRPDIPVHAKAMLKMERDGINPDESGSVGPITQIKELQKDGIPLAYVGDVVGTGSSRKSATNSVLWFMGDDIPYVPNKRTGGICLGGKIAPIFYNTMEDSGALPIELDVQNMNMGDVIDIYPYEGVVRKNNEEISKFELSKVLLDEVRAGGRIPLIIGRGLTSRARASLGLEETDLFAKPVDPSASTKGYTLAQKMVGKACGVEGVRAGQYCEPKMTTVGSQDTTGPMTRDELKDLACLGFSADLVMQSFCHTSAYPKPVDVNTHHTLPDFIMNRGGVSLRPGDGVIHSWLNRMLLPDTVGTGGDSHTRFPLGISFPAGSGLVAFAAATGVMPLDMPESILVRFKGEMQPGITLRDLVHAIPYYAIQQGLLTVEKAGKINEFSGRVLEIEGVEHLTVEQAFELSDASAERSAAGCTVKLSQESVEEYLNSNITMLKWMISEGYGDRRTIERRITAMEEWLANPELMEADADAEYAHVIEIDLAEISEPILCAPNDPDDARLLSEVQGTQIDEVFIGSCMTNIGHFRAAGKLLEQFGGQLDTRLWVAPPTKMDKDQLTEEGYYGIYGRAGVRIETPGCSLCMGNQARVADKATVMSTSTRNFPNRLGTGANVYLSSAELAAVGAILGKIPTKEEYLEYAKQIDATAADTYRYLNFHKMEQYTKKADDVIFQEPA, from the coding sequence GTGCTTGAAGCCTACCGTAAACACGTCGAAGAGCGTGCTGCTGAAGGAGTTGTTCCGAAGCCTTTGGACGCTGAGCAAGTTGCTGGACTTGTTGAGCTTTTAAAGACCCCACCCCAAGGTGAAGAAGCGTTCATTCTTGACCTACTTGAAAACCGCATTCCACCTGGTGTTGATGAAGCCGCGTATGTTAAAGCTGGCTTTTTAACCGCAGTTGCTAAAGGTGAAGTTGCTTCTCCACTCGTCAGCCGTGAAAAAGCTGCCCAATTGCTAGGTACGATGCAGGGCGGTTACAACATTGCTCCGCTGGTTGAGCTACTGGATGATGAAGCGCTTGCGCCTATCTCAGTGACTGCACTGTCTCATACTCTGCTGATGTTTGATGCCTTCTACGATGTCGAAGAGAAAGCCAAAGCAGGTAACCAGTACGCACAGCAAGTAATGCAATCTTGGGCTGATGCGGAATGGTTTACCGCAAAAGACAAAGTTGCTGAAAAAATCACGGTGAAAGTATTTAAAGTCACCGGTGAAACCAACACCGATGACTTATCACCTGCACCTGACGCTTGGTCTCGCCCTGATATTCCAGTACACGCCAAAGCGATGCTTAAAATGGAGCGTGATGGCATCAACCCTGATGAGTCAGGAAGCGTTGGTCCAATCACGCAAATCAAAGAGCTACAAAAAGACGGTATCCCTCTAGCCTACGTCGGTGACGTAGTCGGTACGGGTTCTTCACGTAAATCTGCTACTAACTCAGTGCTTTGGTTTATGGGTGACGATATCCCGTACGTACCAAACAAACGCACTGGCGGTATCTGTCTAGGCGGTAAAATTGCACCAATCTTCTACAACACAATGGAAGACTCAGGTGCACTGCCGATTGAATTAGACGTACAGAACATGAACATGGGTGATGTGATTGATATCTACCCATACGAAGGCGTGGTGCGCAAGAACAACGAAGAAATTTCTAAGTTTGAACTGAGCAAAGTGCTGTTGGATGAAGTTCGTGCTGGTGGTCGTATTCCACTTATCATCGGTCGTGGCTTAACCAGTCGTGCACGTGCTTCACTAGGTCTAGAAGAAACGGATCTGTTTGCTAAGCCAGTTGACCCATCAGCGTCAACCAAAGGCTACACATTGGCACAAAAAATGGTCGGTAAGGCATGTGGCGTAGAAGGCGTACGTGCAGGTCAATACTGTGAACCTAAGATGACCACGGTAGGCTCGCAAGATACTACCGGTCCAATGACGCGTGATGAGCTGAAAGACCTTGCGTGTCTGGGCTTCTCGGCAGATCTTGTGATGCAGTCGTTCTGTCATACTTCGGCTTATCCAAAACCGGTTGATGTAAACACACACCACACATTGCCTGATTTCATTATGAATCGCGGTGGCGTGTCACTACGTCCGGGCGATGGTGTTATCCACTCATGGCTAAACCGTATGCTACTGCCTGATACTGTTGGTACAGGTGGTGACTCACACACTCGCTTCCCATTAGGTATTTCTTTCCCAGCAGGTTCTGGTCTCGTTGCGTTTGCAGCGGCAACCGGTGTGATGCCATTGGATATGCCTGAATCTATCCTGGTGCGCTTTAAAGGTGAAATGCAGCCAGGTATCACGCTGCGTGATCTTGTTCATGCCATTCCTTACTACGCGATTCAGCAAGGTCTACTGACGGTTGAGAAAGCGGGTAAGATCAACGAATTCTCTGGTCGTGTACTAGAGATTGAAGGTGTTGAGCACCTAACTGTTGAGCAGGCGTTCGAGCTATCTGACGCGTCAGCAGAGCGTTCTGCTGCGGGTTGTACCGTTAAGCTGTCGCAAGAGTCAGTGGAAGAGTACCTTAACTCAAACATCACTATGCTTAAGTGGATGATCTCTGAAGGTTACGGTGACCGCCGTACTATCGAGCGTCGTATCACAGCGATGGAAGAGTGGTTGGCAAATCCTGAACTGATGGAAGCGGATGCGGATGCAGAATACGCACACGTGATTGAAATTGACCTTGCTGAGATCAGCGAGCCAATTCTATGTGCGCCAAACGATCCTGATGATGCTCGTCTACTGTCTGAAGTTCAAGGCACTCAAATCGATGAAGTATTTATCGGTTCATGTATGACTAACATCGGTCACTTCCGTGCCGCTGGTAAGTTACTTGAGCAGTTCGGTGGTCAACTCGATACTCGTCTTTGGGTAGCGCCGCCAACTAAGATGGATAAGGACCAGCTAACTGAAGAAGGTTACTACGGCATTTACGGTCGTGCTGGGGTTCGTATTGAAACGCCAGGATGTTCGCTATGTATGGGTAACCAAGCGCGCGTAGCAGACAAAGCAACCGTAATGTCGACATCAACGCGTAACTTCCCTAACCGTCTAGGTACAGGCGCGAACGTTTACCTATCTTCTGCAGAGCTTGCAGCTGTGGGCGCGATTCTAGGTAAGATTCCAACCAAGGAAGAGTATCTAGAGTACGCTAAGCAAATTGATGCAACAGCTGCAGATACTTACCGTTACTTGAACTTCCATAAGATGGAACAGTACACCAAGAAAGCGGATGACGTGATCTTCCAAGAGCCTGCATAA
- a CDS encoding glycerate kinase, producing MKIVIAPDSYKESLSAMDVAVAIEQGFKQVLPNAEYIKLPMADGGEGTVQSLVDATGGEIIEHSVTGPLGQSVTGFYGLMGDGKTAIIEMAAASGLHLVEPEKRNPMITTTLGTGELIKAVLDKGVEHIIVGIGGSATNDGGLGMAQALGIRLLDESGQSLGFGGGELAKLHTIDMSELDPRLANVRLEVACDVDNPLCGEKGASQVFGPQKGATPEMVAQLDRNLAHYAAVIKQQLGHDVLNRPGAGAAGGLGAALMGLLNAELRPGIEIVMDAVNLSEVVADADLVITGEGRIDSQTIHGKTPIGVARTAKKHNVPVIGIAGCLTQDCGVVHEHGIDAVFAVVNRSVDLPTALVEAAQNIELTARNVAAMLQVKL from the coding sequence ATGAAAATTGTTATTGCTCCAGATTCTTACAAAGAAAGTCTTAGTGCGATGGATGTCGCCGTTGCTATTGAGCAGGGATTCAAACAAGTCCTGCCAAATGCTGAATACATCAAATTGCCAATGGCGGATGGTGGCGAAGGTACTGTGCAATCATTGGTTGACGCTACGGGCGGTGAGATCATTGAACACTCAGTCACGGGTCCACTGGGTCAATCAGTGACGGGGTTCTACGGCCTAATGGGTGATGGTAAAACAGCCATCATTGAAATGGCAGCGGCATCGGGTCTGCACCTAGTCGAACCTGAAAAGCGCAACCCAATGATCACCACCACCTTAGGTACTGGCGAGCTAATCAAAGCGGTACTGGATAAAGGTGTTGAGCACATTATCGTTGGTATCGGCGGCAGTGCGACTAACGATGGCGGTCTAGGCATGGCGCAAGCTCTGGGCATTCGCCTACTTGACGAGTCAGGTCAATCGCTGGGTTTTGGCGGCGGTGAGCTGGCGAAACTGCACACCATCGATATGAGTGAGCTTGATCCTCGCCTAGCGAATGTACGCTTAGAAGTGGCATGTGATGTTGATAACCCATTGTGCGGCGAGAAAGGGGCATCACAAGTATTTGGTCCTCAGAAAGGCGCAACACCAGAGATGGTCGCGCAACTAGACCGTAACCTTGCTCACTATGCAGCAGTGATTAAACAGCAATTGGGTCACGATGTGCTAAACCGTCCTGGTGCTGGTGCGGCTGGTGGTTTAGGTGCAGCCTTAATGGGACTGCTAAACGCAGAACTGCGCCCAGGTATCGAAATCGTTATGGATGCGGTCAATCTATCCGAAGTGGTTGCGGATGCTGATCTCGTTATCACTGGTGAAGGTCGTATCGATAGTCAAACTATCCACGGTAAAACGCCAATTGGTGTCGCACGCACCGCGAAAAAGCACAATGTGCCGGTTATTGGCATTGCTGGTTGTCTAACTCAAGATTGTGGTGTGGTGCATGAGCACGGTATCGATGCTGTCTTTGCCGTGGTTAACCGCTCAGTAGACTTGCCAACCGCGCTAGTAGAAGCGGCACAAAACATCGAGTTAACCGCGCGCAACGTTGCTGCGATGCTGCAGGTGAAGCTGTAA
- a CDS encoding GntP family permease — protein sequence MAEVSTLGALAALVVAIALILRKVPPAYGMIIGALVGGVVGGVSLTDTVSLMIGGAQGIVTAVLRILAAGVLAGVLIESGAATSIAETIVKKVGETRALLALALATLILTAVGVFVDVAVITVSPIALAIAQRANISKTAILLAMVGGGKAGNVMSPNPNAIAAADAFNVPLTSVMAAGVIPGLFGLALAYIIAKRLTNKGSMVHESEVVSVDHSKLPTFGAAIVAPLVAIALLALRPIAGINVDPLIALPLGGFIGAVVMGRFSDTNHFAVSGLSRMAPVAVMLLGTGTLAGIIANSGLKGGLIEILTASGLPSYLLAPISGAMMSLATASTTAGTAVAASVFSHTILELGVPALAGAAMIHSGATVLDHMPHGSFFHATGGAVHMDIRERLKLIPYESAVGLMIAFVSTMMFGVFGLFV from the coding sequence ATGGCTGAAGTCTCTACACTTGGTGCCTTAGCGGCACTTGTTGTTGCCATTGCACTTATTTTACGCAAAGTTCCACCAGCATACGGCATGATTATCGGTGCCTTAGTTGGTGGTGTGGTCGGCGGCGTTTCGCTGACTGACACTGTGTCGCTGATGATTGGCGGCGCTCAAGGTATTGTTACTGCGGTTCTGCGCATTCTCGCCGCTGGTGTACTCGCTGGCGTATTGATTGAATCAGGTGCTGCAACCTCTATTGCAGAAACCATTGTTAAGAAAGTCGGCGAAACTCGCGCCCTGCTTGCTCTTGCTCTAGCCACTCTTATTTTGACTGCAGTTGGCGTATTCGTTGACGTTGCGGTTATTACTGTTTCTCCTATCGCGCTGGCGATTGCCCAGCGCGCTAACATCTCTAAAACAGCCATTCTTCTTGCGATGGTCGGCGGTGGTAAAGCGGGTAACGTCATGTCACCAAACCCGAACGCCATTGCTGCGGCTGATGCATTCAACGTACCACTGACTTCAGTCATGGCTGCGGGTGTTATCCCGGGTCTATTTGGTCTGGCACTGGCTTATATCATTGCTAAACGCCTAACCAACAAAGGCAGCATGGTGCACGAAAGCGAAGTGGTTTCTGTCGATCACAGCAAACTGCCTACCTTTGGCGCAGCGATTGTTGCACCGCTAGTTGCGATTGCACTCTTAGCTCTACGCCCTATCGCGGGTATCAACGTTGATCCCCTTATCGCGCTTCCGCTTGGCGGCTTTATTGGTGCTGTAGTCATGGGTCGCTTTAGCGATACTAACCACTTCGCCGTTTCTGGTCTAAGCCGCATGGCTCCGGTTGCAGTCATGCTTCTTGGTACAGGTACACTTGCTGGCATTATTGCTAACTCAGGTTTGAAAGGCGGCTTAATTGAGATCCTGACGGCTTCAGGTTTGCCATCTTATCTACTAGCGCCAATCTCAGGTGCAATGATGTCGCTGGCAACCGCTTCGACAACAGCAGGTACTGCAGTTGCCGCGAGCGTATTTAGCCACACAATTTTGGAACTTGGCGTACCAGCCCTTGCTGGCGCGGCAATGATTCACTCAGGTGCAACCGTACTTGATCACATGCCTCACGGCAGCTTCTTCCACGCGACAGGTGGTGCAGTTCACATGGATATTCGTGAGCGTCTTAAGCTCATTCCTTACGAGTCAGCGGTTGGTCTAATGATCGCATTTGTCTCAACCATGATGTTCGGCGTATTTGGTTTATTTGTTTAA
- a CDS encoding sugar diacid recognition domain-containing protein, giving the protein MQLNETIARQIVERTMKIIPYSVNVMDEFGRIIGSGDPTRLRQRHEGSILAIAEQRVVAIDQATAEHLKGVKPGINLPIIFQDKVIGVIGISGEPDAVHQYGELVKMTAELIIEQAALMSQVEWHKRHREELVMQLIQGASTDDGQIRVIAERLELDLAKPRIAAIVQVMPTDSDAPLSLAHLQQLVHLLEFPERDNLVGILSVSTNEVVVLKPIELTKAGWSVDNERKRVTKLLKRVRQLGKFQIRIALGDYFADSDGLSKSYQTAKLTLNAVADQQGEVFFYQNHRLPVLLSSLFEESWKADQLREPFDLLVQNDSKGTLEKTLKAYFAQNCDAYQTCQILHIHRNTLRYRLERIEEITSLNINNLDDKLHLYLALNLFRH; this is encoded by the coding sequence ATGCAGCTCAACGAAACCATCGCGCGACAAATTGTCGAACGCACCATGAAAATTATTCCTTATTCGGTCAACGTGATGGATGAGTTTGGTCGAATCATCGGCTCTGGCGATCCGACTCGCCTACGTCAACGACATGAAGGCTCGATCTTAGCTATCGCTGAGCAGCGTGTGGTTGCCATCGACCAAGCAACGGCTGAGCACCTTAAAGGGGTTAAGCCGGGTATCAATCTTCCGATTATTTTCCAAGATAAAGTGATTGGTGTGATTGGCATTTCCGGCGAACCCGACGCGGTGCACCAATATGGTGAACTGGTCAAAATGACCGCTGAACTGATCATCGAACAAGCCGCGTTGATGTCACAAGTGGAATGGCACAAACGTCACCGTGAAGAGTTGGTGATGCAGCTGATTCAAGGTGCTTCAACCGATGATGGTCAAATTCGCGTTATCGCTGAGAGACTCGAGCTCGACTTAGCTAAACCACGTATCGCAGCTATCGTTCAAGTCATGCCCACAGACAGTGATGCGCCGTTATCACTGGCACACCTGCAGCAGTTGGTGCATCTATTGGAGTTTCCGGAACGTGACAACCTAGTAGGTATCTTGTCAGTTTCAACCAATGAAGTGGTGGTGCTAAAACCTATTGAGCTAACCAAAGCGGGTTGGTCGGTCGACAATGAGCGCAAACGCGTCACTAAATTACTTAAACGCGTTCGTCAGTTAGGAAAGTTTCAAATCCGCATCGCTCTGGGTGATTATTTCGCCGATAGCGACGGGCTAAGCAAATCGTATCAAACCGCTAAACTGACTTTAAACGCTGTCGCAGACCAACAAGGGGAAGTGTTTTTCTACCAAAATCACCGCCTACCTGTGCTGCTGAGCAGCCTGTTCGAAGAGTCGTGGAAAGCCGATCAACTTAGAGAACCGTTCGATTTGCTGGTGCAAAACGACAGCAAAGGCACGCTAGAGAAAACCCTCAAAGCATATTTTGCACAGAATTGTGATGCTTATCAAACTTGCCAAATCCTGCATATTCACCGCAATACACTACGTTATCGCCTTGAGCGCATAGAAGAAATTACATCATTAAATATCAATAACTTAGACGACAAATTACATCTCTATTTGGCACTGAATCTATTTCGTCATTAA
- a CDS encoding DUF5666 domain-containing protein, producing the protein MKKLVLVSVLGALLTGCGGGGGGSSDKDSSHNEQRPSAAQGTIERVSGNTVTVNGHQYDVASISYQAGDNNVDLSGTQLEPGMMIALSANNTRSTGNHVQLEPTITGVIRIPEPYKGEFTVNGVTLTFANLSSHIHDGDWVMVSSLPTANAGYKVLSVVKFENDLLDRYFEVEGTVSNLDVNNSTFKLGAALNVSYNPNTVEGGELSNGLWVEVEGQASDLDIIAHSIEIERYDDIDNDTEIEGLVTWVSADKSNFELNYRGRFNVTAQTRFEDGNKNHLVQGTMIEVTIGYNNNAIEIEFENNDNDSDDWQDNDIELVGKVSSLANDNSFVVYDNRGNRTVFLNNYTEFDGGLINFDSINGQTVEVEAYKVNNQLIASEIELLGYDD; encoded by the coding sequence ATGAAAAAGTTAGTTCTTGTTAGTGTATTAGGCGCTCTACTTACTGGTTGTGGCGGCGGCGGTGGCGGCAGCAGTGACAAAGATTCAAGTCACAACGAGCAACGTCCAAGTGCAGCACAAGGCACCATAGAACGTGTGTCGGGTAATACAGTAACGGTTAATGGTCATCAGTATGATGTTGCTTCAATTAGCTACCAAGCTGGTGATAACAATGTCGACTTATCCGGTACGCAGCTAGAGCCAGGAATGATGATAGCACTGTCTGCAAATAACACTCGTTCAACAGGCAATCATGTTCAACTTGAGCCAACTATTACTGGTGTAATCCGTATTCCGGAGCCGTACAAAGGTGAATTCACTGTAAATGGGGTAACACTAACTTTTGCTAACCTATCTTCACACATCCATGATGGTGATTGGGTAATGGTATCTTCCTTACCGACTGCAAATGCGGGTTATAAAGTCTTATCGGTAGTAAAATTTGAGAATGACTTGCTAGATCGCTATTTTGAAGTAGAAGGAACCGTATCAAACCTCGATGTAAACAACTCTACTTTTAAACTTGGTGCGGCTTTAAACGTATCGTACAACCCTAATACTGTTGAGGGTGGCGAACTTAGCAATGGTCTTTGGGTCGAAGTTGAAGGTCAGGCATCCGATCTAGATATCATCGCTCACAGCATTGAAATAGAACGATATGACGATATCGATAACGACACAGAAATCGAAGGTCTGGTTACTTGGGTTTCAGCTGACAAAAGTAATTTCGAACTGAACTACCGTGGTCGCTTTAATGTAACCGCTCAAACACGTTTTGAAGATGGTAACAAAAACCATTTGGTACAGGGTACGATGATTGAAGTAACTATAGGCTACAACAACAATGCCATCGAAATTGAGTTTGAGAACAACGACAATGACAGTGATGATTGGCAAGATAATGATATTGAACTTGTAGGAAAAGTATCATCTTTGGCAAACGATAATAGTTTTGTTGTCTACGACAATAGAGGAAATAGAACTGTCTTCTTAAATAACTATACTGAATTTGATGGTGGTTTAATTAACTTTGATTCAATTAACGGCCAAACTGTCGAAGTAGAAGCTTATAAAGTAAACAACCAATTGATCGCGAGCGAAATCGAACTATTAGGTTACGATGATTAA
- a CDS encoding response regulator transcription factor, which yields MKILIVDDSHNVAETIADYLELEGMTIDCAYHGEAALNLVAQNHYDVIIMDIMMPKIDGISAVRRLRQEQFCNTPILFLTAKDSLDDKVAAFEAGGDDYLLKPFAMQELSLRVRALASRGPRQDIGSLRFADIEINNQTGDVQRAGQIVKLSRIQKRILKELLRHAPALVSRQELIESVWGEDEPSSDALRSHIYGLRTALDKGFEQSRLETVHGQGYRLKA from the coding sequence ATGAAAATTTTAATTGTCGATGATAGCCACAACGTTGCTGAAACCATTGCTGATTATTTAGAGCTAGAAGGCATGACCATTGATTGTGCCTATCATGGAGAGGCGGCCTTAAATTTAGTCGCTCAGAACCACTATGACGTGATCATCATGGATATCATGATGCCTAAAATTGATGGGATATCTGCGGTTAGACGCTTGCGCCAAGAGCAGTTTTGCAACACTCCAATCCTATTTTTAACGGCGAAAGATAGCTTAGATGACAAGGTCGCCGCTTTTGAAGCGGGCGGGGATGATTACTTACTTAAACCCTTTGCAATGCAAGAGCTGAGTTTGCGCGTACGTGCACTCGCCAGCCGAGGTCCAAGGCAAGACATTGGCAGTTTACGTTTCGCCGATATTGAAATTAATAACCAAACGGGTGACGTGCAGCGTGCTGGTCAAATCGTAAAATTAAGTCGAATTCAAAAACGGATTCTTAAAGAGTTATTACGTCATGCTCCGGCGCTGGTTTCACGCCAAGAGCTGATTGAGTCTGTTTGGGGTGAAGATGAGCCAAGTAGTGACGCATTACGCAGTCATATCTATGGTTTACGCACCGCCCTAGACAAAGGCTTCGAACAATCAAGATTAGAGACAGTTCATGGGCAAGGCTACCGACTTAAAGCATAA
- a CDS encoding sensor histidine kinase, which produces MGKATDLKHKHHPSIYRKIRRSFGLMTLLMFSIFWGVIYFAENQIEILSLHHWLDTEAERYKADYQIEGELARLPQEAEFSTYWSERDLPVWLKTYHAPGFYEHLLGEEDKHFLVTAHPSGKGMMYIVFQDDADDYLDDYELSLHNYTFLLGGFVSLLVVLYGFNVVRSLSKPLSRIEEKIRQMPPSEPIFEVDTKYAETRHIEQALLDSKRDIAGFFQREKEFSRFASHELRTPIMVVRGSTDLLAKVADMPPVAQKAISRLDHASEQMRILTETFLLLGKESIDDYYFSHCDLNVELDLRLEEMAPLFAKQDASFELNIEGEQKLYAPPSFVTIVINNLIKNAFSYSVGEIEISLIDGCLIITNRHDGNETYNAGYGCGLVIVERICERMNWVFSTQDDGQQFTAQVYFT; this is translated from the coding sequence ATGGGCAAGGCTACCGACTTAAAGCATAAACATCATCCCAGCATTTATCGCAAAATACGCCGCAGTTTCGGCTTAATGACTTTACTGATGTTCAGTATCTTTTGGGGGGTGATTTATTTTGCTGAAAACCAAATTGAAATATTGAGCCTCCATCACTGGTTAGACACGGAAGCTGAACGATATAAAGCCGATTATCAGATTGAAGGCGAGTTAGCTCGCCTACCACAAGAAGCGGAGTTTTCGACTTATTGGAGTGAGCGTGATTTACCTGTTTGGTTAAAAACCTATCATGCCCCGGGTTTTTATGAGCACTTATTGGGTGAAGAAGATAAGCACTTCTTAGTCACGGCACACCCGTCTGGTAAAGGTATGATGTACATCGTTTTTCAAGATGATGCTGATGATTATCTCGATGACTATGAATTAAGTCTGCACAATTATACTTTCTTACTCGGTGGCTTTGTTTCTCTGCTGGTGGTCTTATACGGATTTAACGTGGTGCGTTCTTTATCAAAGCCATTAAGTCGTATTGAAGAGAAGATTCGTCAGATGCCTCCATCTGAGCCGATATTCGAAGTGGATACCAAGTATGCTGAAACTCGCCATATTGAGCAGGCGTTGTTGGACAGTAAACGCGATATTGCCGGTTTCTTTCAGCGTGAAAAAGAGTTTAGTCGTTTCGCTTCTCACGAACTGCGAACCCCGATAATGGTAGTGCGAGGTTCCACGGATTTATTAGCGAAAGTAGCTGATATGCCGCCTGTGGCGCAGAAGGCAATTTCCCGTCTTGATCATGCCAGTGAGCAGATGCGGATTTTGACTGAAACGTTTTTGCTGTTGGGAAAAGAGAGCATTGATGACTACTACTTTAGTCATTGTGATCTTAACGTTGAATTAGATCTTCGTTTGGAAGAAATGGCGCCTTTATTTGCCAAGCAAGATGCCAGTTTTGAGTTGAACATCGAAGGGGAGCAGAAACTGTATGCGCCACCAAGTTTTGTCACGATTGTCATCAATAACCTGATCAAAAATGCCTTTAGCTATAGTGTGGGTGAGATTGAGATTAGCTTGATTGATGGTTGTTTGATCATTACGAACCGCCATGATGGCAATGAAACTTATAATGCAGGCTATGGCTGTGGTTTGGTGATCGTTGAGCGAATTTGCGAACGCATGAACTGGGTGTTTTCTACCCAAGATGATGGTCAACAGTTTACCGCTCAGGTCTATTTTACATAA
- a CDS encoding YacL family protein, whose product MEFEFIRNTLMGEYYVKCSMGHEIVGRWLQDEIGKDWQKIERVEQLIEQALTNPQTEHFFEGTEISVSIQDDEVLVQENVLAHGEEMDADSEFDFYDCESTASCGIEDFSIMIERWKSFLTTR is encoded by the coding sequence ATGGAATTTGAATTTATTCGCAATACGCTAATGGGCGAATACTACGTTAAGTGCAGTATGGGGCACGAGATTGTAGGACGCTGGCTACAAGACGAAATCGGTAAAGATTGGCAGAAAATCGAACGTGTTGAGCAACTTATCGAGCAAGCTTTGACTAACCCTCAAACTGAGCACTTCTTCGAAGGCACTGAAATCAGTGTTTCTATTCAAGACGATGAAGTGTTAGTGCAAGAAAATGTATTGGCGCACGGCGAAGAGATGGATGCGGATAGTGAGTTTGATTTTTATGATTGTGAAAGTACTGCCAGTTGTGGCATTGAGGATTTTTCAATCATGATTGAGCGTTGGAAAAGTTTCCTCACTACGCGTTAG
- a CDS encoding P-II family nitrogen regulator, with translation MKLINAIIKPFKLDDVREALADVGIEGMTVSEVKGFGRQKGHTELYRGAEYQVDFLPKVKLEIATQAENVDRVIEAVTKAAHTGKIGDGKIFVYDLSQAVRIRTGEMDTEAL, from the coding sequence ATGAAATTAATCAACGCGATTATTAAACCGTTCAAACTGGACGATGTACGTGAAGCACTGGCTGATGTGGGTATCGAAGGTATGACGGTATCAGAAGTAAAAGGCTTTGGTCGCCAAAAAGGTCATACCGAACTATACCGTGGTGCAGAGTATCAAGTGGATTTTCTGCCCAAAGTAAAACTCGAGATCGCCACTCAAGCAGAGAACGTCGATCGAGTGATTGAAGCGGTCACTAAAGCGGCGCATACCGGCAAAATCGGTGACGGTAAAATTTTTGTTTATGACCTCAGTCAGGCGGTACGAATTCGTACTGGCGAAATGGATACAGAAGCTCTGTAA